One region of Bubalus bubalis isolate 160015118507 breed Murrah chromosome 15, NDDB_SH_1, whole genome shotgun sequence genomic DNA includes:
- the LOC102391915 gene encoding LOW QUALITY PROTEIN: DNA topoisomerase I, mitochondrial (The sequence of the model RefSeq protein was modified relative to this genomic sequence to represent the inferred CDS: inserted 3 bases in 3 codons; substituted 1 base at 1 genomic stop codon) has translation MTAEERKVIKHLDRCDFTEIHRHSVDKAASQKALSREEKQQEFGYXLDGHREKIGSFKTEPWSVRGWGDHLKMKRLKRRVLPEDVVINCSRDSTVPEPPASPQWKEVGCDCTVMWLAAWTENVQNFIKYVTLNPGSKLKGAPCSFFGGERDWGKYEVAWRLKGAVGKICSQYQXTWTSPEMRTGQRAVVLYFIDRLALQARNGEEGSGLGGCCSLHVEHFXLYPEVSGSLDVMEFDFLGKDSIRSHNRVLVEKLVYRNLQLFMDNKXPRDKLFDRLTTASLNRHLQDPMDGLTARVFWTYNASIMLQGQLQALPRGERLSVWGQGACSCAGAWLLGWYESHVISGWGGV, from the exons ATGACAGCAGAAGAGAGGAAGGTCATCAAGCACCTGGACAGGTGTGACTTCACGGAGATCCACAGACACTCTGTGGACAAGGCTGCTTCCCAGAAGGCCCTGTCCAGGGAGGAGAAGCAG CAAGAGTTTGGCT CCTTAGATGGGCACCGCGAAAAGATTGGCAGTTTCAAGACTGAGCCATGGTCAGTCCGAGGCTGGGGCGACCACCTCAAGATGAAGAGGCTGAAGAGGAGGGTCCTGCCGGAGGATGTGGTCATCAACTGCAGCAG GGACTCCACAGTACCTGAGCCCCCAGCCAGCCCCCAGTGGAAGGAGGTCGGGTGCGACTGCACAGTCATGTGGCTGGCAGCATGGACGGAGAACGTGCAGAACTTCATCAAGTATGTCACGCTGAACCCTGGCTCCAAGCTGAAG GGGGCTCCTtgctctttttttgggggggagagaGACTGGGGGAAGTACGAGGTGGCTTGGCGCTTGAAAGGGGCTGTGGGCAAGATCTGTTCCCAGTACC CCACCTGGACATCTCCAGAGATGAGGACAGGACAGCGCGCTGTGGTCCTTTACTTCATCGACAGG CTGGCGCTGCAGGCCAGGAATGGGGAGGAGGGCAGCGGACTTGGTGGCTGCTGCTCCCTCCATGTGGAGCACTTCTAGCTGTACCCAGAGGTCAGCGGCTCCCTGGACGTCATGGAGTTTGACTTCCTGGGGAAGGATTCGATCCGCTCCCACAACAGAGTGCTGGTGGAGAAGCTG GTGTACAGGAACCTGCAGCTGTTCATGGACAACA GGCCCCGGGACAAGCTCTTTGACAGGCTGACT ACTGCCAGCCTGAACAGGCACCTGCAGGACCCGATGGATGGCCTGACGGCCAGGGTGTTCTGGACCTACAACGCCAGCATCATGCTGCAGGGCCAGCTGCAAGCGCTGCCCCGAGGAGAGCGGCTGTCTGTGTGGGGTCAGGGCGCCTGCTCGTGCGCTGGTGCCTGGCTGCTGGGCTGGTATGAGAGCCATGTGATCAGTGGCTGGGGTGGAGTGTAG